In Sphaerodactylus townsendi isolate TG3544 linkage group LG13, MPM_Stown_v2.3, whole genome shotgun sequence, one DNA window encodes the following:
- the LOC125442483 gene encoding polypeptide N-acetylgalactosaminyltransferase 9-like: MAPPAGTQGALRPLGPAWWNTLPPTRPVPSRVLAGDFHRAYTPRCKQMSYPEDLPQISVVFIFVNEALSVILRSVHSVVNHTPSHLLKEIILVDDNSDNVELKFNLDQYVHKRYPGLVKIVRNNKREGLIRARIQGWKAATSPVVGFFDAHVEFNIGW; encoded by the exons ATGGCCCCTCCCGCCGGGACCCAGGGCGCTTTACGGCCTctgggccctgcctggtggaacactctccctccaacacGTCCTGTGCCCTCACGGGTTCTTGCCGGggacttccacagggcct ATACACCCAG GTGCAAACAGATGTCCTATCCTGAGGACCTGCCTCAGATCTCCGTGGTCTTTATCTTTGTAAACGAGGCCCTGTCTGTCATCTTGCGCTCCGTGCACAGTGTTGTGAACCACACTCCATCCCACTTGCTCAAGGAGATTATCTTGGTGGACGACAACAGTGACAATG TTGAGTTGAAGTTTAATTTGGATCAGTATGTGCACAAGAGATATCCAGGGCTGGTGAAAATAGTGCGAAACAACAAACGAGAAGGCCTGATCCGAGCCAGGATCCAAGGATGGAAAGCGGCAACGTCGCCGGTGGTTGGTTTTTTCGACGCTCACGTGGAGTTCAACATTGGCTGGTAA